Proteins co-encoded in one Kribbella qitaiheensis genomic window:
- a CDS encoding Gfo/Idh/MocA family protein, translating to MTNLKVAIVGCGNISRRHAEGYASTGRTTLVGVADIVEAKAQALAEKFGSTPYGDVAELLAAQDPDLVSVATPPGSHAEIAIAVLAAGKSVLLEKPPVLSLAEMDAVAAAERSSEGTVYVVFQHRHGSGAVRAAELLGRGALGIPQVAVCETLWFRPRGYFDPEWRGTWVGEGGGPTLGHGIHQIDLLLHLLGPWRTISATAVRLDRPVEFEDVSMASVIFESGAVATVINSLLSPRELSRIRIDTTGGTLEVDHVYGYSDADWSFSPAPGQDDAAKLGLDPGGRRTGDSAAEAIGADPWTASAGKDVPSNHEAQLNRLVDDLLSGDTHDTTLTNTRPTMEFVTALYASAITGRPIHRADLTAGHPFYQALHGGVPQTKISEAFTI from the coding sequence GTGACAAACCTCAAGGTCGCGATCGTTGGCTGCGGCAACATCAGCCGTCGCCATGCGGAGGGCTATGCGAGCACCGGCCGGACCACCCTGGTCGGTGTCGCCGACATCGTCGAGGCGAAGGCGCAGGCGCTCGCCGAGAAGTTCGGTTCGACGCCGTACGGCGATGTGGCGGAGCTCCTGGCGGCGCAGGATCCCGACCTGGTCTCGGTTGCGACGCCACCCGGCAGCCACGCCGAGATCGCGATCGCGGTCCTGGCCGCCGGCAAGTCGGTCCTGCTGGAGAAGCCGCCCGTGCTGAGTCTGGCCGAGATGGACGCGGTGGCGGCGGCCGAGCGATCGAGCGAAGGCACGGTCTACGTGGTCTTCCAGCATCGGCACGGATCCGGAGCGGTCCGGGCGGCCGAGCTCCTTGGCCGCGGCGCGCTCGGCATCCCGCAGGTTGCCGTCTGCGAGACATTGTGGTTCCGGCCGCGCGGCTACTTCGACCCGGAGTGGCGCGGCACCTGGGTCGGCGAGGGCGGTGGGCCGACGCTCGGCCATGGCATCCACCAGATCGACCTCCTGCTGCACCTGCTCGGGCCCTGGCGGACGATCAGCGCCACCGCAGTACGGCTGGATCGTCCGGTGGAGTTCGAGGACGTGTCGATGGCGTCGGTGATCTTCGAGAGCGGCGCCGTCGCGACCGTGATCAACAGCCTGCTGTCGCCGCGGGAGCTGAGCAGGATCCGCATCGACACGACCGGCGGAACTCTCGAGGTCGACCACGTCTACGGCTACTCCGACGCGGATTGGTCGTTCTCTCCGGCACCCGGCCAGGATGACGCGGCCAAGCTGGGGCTGGATCCCGGCGGACGGCGTACAGGCGACTCGGCGGCCGAGGCCATCGGGGCCGATCCGTGGACTGCTTCGGCGGGCAAGGACGTGCCGAGCAACCACGAGGCGCAACTCAACCGCCTGGTCGACGACCTGTTGAGCGGCGACACGCACGACACCACCTTGACCAACACCCGGCCGACGATGGAGTTCGTCACCGCGCTCTACGCCTCCGCGATCACCGGTAGGCCGATCCATCGTGCCGACCTGACCGCGGGCCACCCGTTCTACCAGGCGCTGCACGGAGGTGTGCCGCAGACCAAGATCAGTGAGGCCTTCACGATCTGA
- a CDS encoding Gfo/Idh/MocA family protein has translation MTSTNTVRFAAVGLDHAHIHGQIAGLIEAGAEFVAMATDDASSAIAAEVRKRYPDVPVVESPDELIATGGIDLIVTAAVPDRRGPIAVAALRAGKDVVADKPGCVSFEQLEEIEKAVAETGRFWSVTFSERFEVRCVIRAGELVRAGRIGTVVQTIGLGPHRIGDRAHLGGGAGRPDWFYDKSRYGGILVDIASHQIDQFLWFTGARTAEVVASTVGNFANADSPGLQDFGDVLLRSDNAQGYIRVDWYTPKGLPTWGDGRLMILGTAGYIEMRKYVDIAGRQGGDHLFLVDQDSTQYVDCSDVELTYYADLVHDVQERTTTAAPQEHTFETMRLALTAQQQAVLRGAAQ, from the coding sequence TTGACCTCCACCAACACCGTCAGGTTCGCCGCCGTCGGTCTCGATCACGCCCACATCCACGGTCAGATCGCCGGCCTGATCGAGGCCGGTGCGGAGTTCGTCGCGATGGCGACCGATGATGCGTCCAGCGCGATCGCCGCCGAGGTCCGCAAACGTTATCCGGACGTCCCGGTGGTCGAGAGTCCCGACGAACTGATCGCCACCGGCGGGATCGACCTGATCGTGACCGCCGCGGTGCCGGACCGGCGCGGGCCGATCGCCGTCGCGGCACTGCGGGCCGGCAAGGATGTCGTGGCCGACAAGCCCGGCTGCGTCAGTTTCGAGCAGCTCGAGGAGATCGAGAAGGCGGTCGCCGAGACCGGCCGGTTCTGGTCCGTCACGTTCTCCGAGCGGTTCGAGGTGCGCTGCGTGATCAGGGCCGGCGAGCTGGTCCGCGCGGGCCGGATCGGCACTGTGGTGCAGACCATCGGGCTCGGCCCGCACCGGATCGGCGACCGCGCCCACCTCGGCGGTGGTGCCGGCCGGCCGGACTGGTTCTACGACAAGAGCCGGTACGGCGGAATCCTCGTCGACATCGCCTCCCACCAGATCGACCAGTTCCTCTGGTTCACCGGCGCCCGCACCGCCGAGGTGGTGGCGAGCACGGTCGGGAACTTCGCCAACGCCGACTCCCCCGGTCTGCAGGACTTCGGCGACGTGCTGCTCCGCAGCGACAACGCCCAGGGCTACATCCGGGTCGACTGGTACACGCCCAAGGGGTTGCCGACCTGGGGCGACGGCCGGCTGATGATCCTCGGCACCGCGGGCTACATCGAGATGCGCAAGTACGTCGACATCGCCGGCCGGCAAGGTGGCGACCATCTGTTCCTGGTCGATCAGGACAGCACGCAGTACGTCGACTGCTCGGACGTCGAGCTGACCTACTACGCCGACCTCGTGCACGACGTACAGGAGCGGACCACGACGGCCGCGCCGCAGGAGCACACGTTCGAAACCATGCGGCTGGCTTTGACGGCCCAGCAGCAGGCGGTCCTGCGTGGGGCGGCTCAGTGA
- a CDS encoding LacI family DNA-binding transcriptional regulator, which produces MASLAGVSHTTVSRYLQDKDSLKPKTRVKVEFAVKTLGYRPNLVARSMRTRRTNRLAIVLAAGPYFPGRLLAAAFETAHRAGYQVEVVSIEGGARVRAERIDELAESGQVEGILAISSIDLKGKRSRRVPIVESDIYDDHLRGLGELADASQVREIIEYLSSLGHRTFFHVAGAQTHASARNRKSVYLETIEDLGLRSAGAVDGDWSAQSGFDAITSLPDDCGVTAVVAGNDGVALGVIRGACSRGWEVPRDLSVFGWDDEEHGRFSTPSLSTVAVDREARGRYAITRLLAEIHGQPVPEPPNRTINRLIFRESTAPPPSAASRRRSTD; this is translated from the coding sequence GTGGCGAGTCTGGCCGGTGTATCGCACACGACGGTTTCCCGTTATCTGCAGGACAAGGACAGCCTGAAACCGAAGACCAGGGTCAAGGTCGAGTTCGCGGTCAAGACCCTCGGCTATCGCCCGAACCTGGTCGCACGCTCGATGCGGACCCGGCGGACCAACCGCCTCGCGATAGTTCTTGCGGCCGGTCCGTACTTTCCGGGAAGATTGCTCGCGGCAGCGTTCGAAACGGCACATCGTGCGGGATATCAGGTCGAGGTCGTCAGTATCGAAGGTGGCGCCCGGGTGCGTGCGGAACGCATCGATGAATTGGCCGAATCCGGTCAGGTCGAAGGAATTCTTGCTATTTCTTCCATTGATCTGAAAGGTAAAAGATCGCGCCGGGTGCCAATTGTCGAGAGCGATATCTACGATGATCATCTGCGTGGTCTTGGCGAGCTGGCCGACGCCTCGCAGGTGCGCGAGATCATCGAATACCTGAGCTCATTGGGGCACCGGACGTTCTTCCACGTGGCCGGTGCGCAGACCCATGCCTCGGCCCGTAACCGCAAGAGCGTGTACCTGGAGACGATCGAGGACCTCGGGTTGCGATCGGCCGGCGCCGTCGACGGTGATTGGTCGGCCCAGTCCGGCTTCGACGCGATCACCAGCCTGCCGGACGACTGCGGGGTCACCGCCGTTGTGGCAGGCAACGACGGTGTCGCCCTGGGGGTGATCCGCGGTGCGTGCTCGCGCGGGTGGGAGGTGCCGCGCGATCTCAGCGTCTTCGGCTGGGACGACGAGGAACATGGCAGGTTCTCGACGCCCTCGCTGTCGACGGTCGCGGTCGACCGAGAGGCGCGGGGTCGCTATGCGATCACCCGTCTCCTCGCCGAGATCCACGGCCAGCCGGTCCCGGAGCCACCCAACCGGACCATCAACCGCCTCATCTTCCGAGAGTCCACCGCGCCTCCACCATCCGCAGCCAGTCGTCGCCGATCAACTGACTGA
- a CDS encoding PLP-dependent aminotransferase family protein: MRVPKYKAVVDSLAAQIRAGRWPAGHRLPTHRSLAADESIAVATASRVYAELEAMGLVSSEQGRGTFVRDLAATAGDGTDQRAVAVDAIDLSFNSPSVPGQADLLREALRNLAGAGDLDALLRYQPHRGRAQDRAAVARHLHRRGLDVGQERVLIVSGAQHGLAVTAMALFQPGDVIAVDAVTYPGFIVLARTLGLELAPLPVTGSGPDLDALEQLCRRRRVRAVYAMPTLHNPLGWVYDAFQRARLVSIANRYGVSIVEDASYAYLIDDAPPPLATLAPDLTVYVSGLSKSVAPGLRVGFIAAPVELVPALERVIRATTWHVPGVTTAIACRWLDDGTVDRLEMAKRNDARLRQSIASEVLAGLPFAGHPSSYLVWLPLAPDARPDRIAATLADQGIAVSTAEPFATTPTVPHALRLALGSVTLPDLRDALQAVRHEVDHDPFR, from the coding sequence GTGAGGGTGCCGAAGTACAAGGCTGTGGTCGACTCGCTCGCTGCGCAGATTCGCGCCGGCCGGTGGCCGGCCGGGCATCGCCTCCCCACCCACCGGAGCCTCGCCGCCGACGAGAGCATCGCGGTCGCGACGGCGTCCCGGGTGTACGCCGAACTCGAAGCCATGGGCCTGGTCAGTTCCGAGCAGGGCCGGGGCACGTTCGTGCGCGACCTTGCCGCCACTGCCGGCGACGGGACCGATCAAAGGGCAGTGGCCGTCGACGCCATCGATCTGAGCTTCAACTCCCCCTCGGTTCCCGGGCAGGCCGATCTGCTGCGGGAGGCGTTGCGAAATCTCGCCGGAGCCGGCGACCTCGATGCGCTGCTGCGCTATCAGCCGCATCGTGGGCGTGCGCAGGACCGGGCCGCGGTCGCCCGTCACTTGCACAGACGGGGACTTGATGTCGGCCAGGAACGAGTTCTGATCGTCAGTGGCGCCCAGCACGGTCTGGCAGTGACAGCGATGGCCCTGTTCCAGCCGGGTGATGTGATCGCCGTAGACGCGGTCACGTATCCCGGGTTCATCGTGCTCGCTCGCACGCTAGGGCTGGAGTTGGCCCCCCTGCCGGTGACCGGGTCCGGGCCCGATCTCGACGCGCTCGAACAGTTGTGCCGGCGACGCCGGGTCCGCGCCGTCTATGCGATGCCGACCCTGCACAATCCACTCGGTTGGGTGTACGACGCCTTCCAGCGGGCGCGGCTCGTCTCGATTGCCAACCGGTACGGCGTATCGATCGTCGAGGATGCCTCGTATGCCTACTTGATCGACGACGCACCACCACCGCTGGCGACGCTCGCCCCCGACCTCACGGTCTACGTGTCGGGCCTTTCGAAAAGCGTCGCACCCGGTCTCCGGGTCGGCTTCATCGCCGCACCGGTGGAACTCGTACCGGCACTCGAGCGCGTCATCCGGGCAACGACCTGGCACGTCCCTGGCGTGACAACAGCGATCGCCTGCCGGTGGCTGGACGACGGGACGGTCGACCGCCTCGAAATGGCGAAGCGCAACGACGCCCGCCTACGGCAATCCATCGCCTCCGAGGTGCTGGCCGGGCTGCCCTTTGCCGGGCATCCGTCGTCGTACCTCGTTTGGTTGCCGTTGGCCCCTGATGCGCGCCCGGACCGGATCGCGGCAACGCTGGCTGACCAAGGGATCGCGGTCTCCACCGCCGAACCATTCGCAACCACACCGACGGTGCCGCATGCGCTCCGCCTGGCTCTCGGCTCGGTCACACTGCCCGACCTCCGCGACGCGCTGCAGGCAGTGCGCCACGAGGTCGACCACGACCCCTTCCGCTGA
- a CDS encoding DJ-1/PfpI family protein, with translation MHLAILTFDGYNELDSLIALGILNRVSAPGWRVSIAAPTPRVCSMNGVTIDAMIDLDEACTADAVIVGSGIKTREVVEDPAIMNTLGRLDPTRQLLAAQCSGALVLARLGHLKDVPACTDLTTKPWVVAAGVEVLNQPFFARGNLATAGGCLASTYLATWIIARLHSLEAAKEAMHYVAPVGEKDDYVTRALQNITPYLEPTVSGALIGT, from the coding sequence ATGCACCTCGCGATCCTGACCTTCGACGGCTACAACGAACTCGACTCGCTCATCGCCCTCGGCATTCTGAACCGCGTCAGCGCGCCTGGCTGGCGGGTCTCGATCGCCGCCCCGACGCCGCGGGTGTGTTCGATGAACGGCGTCACCATCGACGCCATGATCGATCTGGATGAGGCCTGCACCGCCGACGCTGTCATCGTAGGTAGTGGTATCAAGACCCGCGAAGTGGTCGAGGACCCCGCCATCATGAACACACTGGGCAGGCTGGATCCCACCCGGCAACTGCTGGCCGCGCAGTGTTCCGGCGCGCTGGTCCTGGCCAGGCTCGGGCACCTGAAGGACGTGCCCGCCTGCACGGATCTCACTACCAAGCCGTGGGTCGTGGCTGCCGGCGTCGAGGTCCTCAACCAGCCGTTCTTCGCCCGCGGCAACCTCGCCACCGCCGGCGGCTGCCTGGCATCCACCTACCTTGCCACCTGGATCATCGCCCGCCTCCACAGCCTCGAAGCCGCCAAGGAAGCGATGCACTACGTAGCCCCAGTAGGCGAAAAAGACGACTACGTCACCAGAGCCCTACAAAACATCACCCCCTACCTTGAGCCAACCGTGTCAGGCGCGCTGATCGGCACGTGA
- a CDS encoding threonine ammonia-lyase, which translates to MRLELARILGARDQIDPVFLNTPQYECEPLGDVLGCRLILKVETLNPVRSFKGRGTETVLSRLEGDADAAVCASAGNLGQALAYSGRRRGIGVAVVASSAANPLKLERMKALGATVILVDGEIEAALETATRYAAETGAFLVEDSRDIGTCEGAATIGVELAESPVELDSVLISLGAGAMASGVGFALKSLRKTTEVICVQPENAPAMTLALRAGHPVEVGAPGTIADGVAGRYVIPEVLDDLSSIADDAVLVSEAAIVEAMRLLHVHAGLVVEPAAALGVASILEGQGRFDGRTVATILCGSNVTPEAFNRWTHVPISAPDTVGSR; encoded by the coding sequence ATGCGGTTGGAGCTTGCGAGGATTCTCGGTGCTCGTGACCAGATCGATCCGGTGTTCCTGAACACCCCGCAGTACGAATGCGAACCCTTGGGCGACGTGCTTGGTTGCCGGCTGATCCTGAAGGTCGAGACGCTCAATCCCGTTCGCTCCTTCAAAGGACGCGGGACCGAGACCGTTCTCAGCAGGCTGGAAGGCGATGCGGACGCCGCCGTCTGTGCGAGCGCCGGGAACCTTGGCCAGGCGCTCGCGTACAGCGGCCGGCGGCGTGGCATCGGCGTCGCGGTGGTCGCCTCCTCGGCCGCCAATCCGCTGAAGCTCGAGCGGATGAAAGCCCTTGGCGCCACCGTGATCCTGGTCGACGGGGAGATCGAGGCCGCCCTTGAAACCGCCACCCGGTACGCCGCCGAGACCGGTGCGTTCCTGGTCGAGGACAGCAGGGACATCGGGACCTGCGAAGGAGCCGCGACGATCGGGGTCGAACTCGCCGAGTCGCCCGTCGAGCTCGACTCCGTACTGATCTCGCTGGGTGCCGGCGCGATGGCATCCGGCGTGGGCTTCGCGCTCAAGAGTCTGCGGAAGACCACCGAGGTCATCTGCGTCCAGCCTGAGAACGCGCCGGCGATGACGCTGGCCTTGCGCGCCGGTCACCCGGTCGAGGTCGGCGCCCCCGGCACCATCGCCGACGGGGTCGCCGGCCGGTACGTGATCCCCGAAGTACTCGACGATCTTTCGTCGATCGCGGACGACGCGGTCCTGGTCAGCGAGGCAGCCATTGTCGAAGCGATGCGTCTTCTTCATGTTCACGCCGGGCTGGTGGTCGAACCAGCCGCAGCACTGGGAGTCGCCTCAATCCTGGAAGGACAGGGACGATTCGACGGCAGGACCGTCGCAACCATCCTCTGCGGAAGCAACGTGACCCCCGAAGCCTTCAATCGCTGGACTCACGTGCCGATCAGCGCGCCTGACACGGTTGGCTCAAGGTAG
- a CDS encoding MerR family transcriptional regulator: MTTKRALADEPPTLTIAQVAERTGLSADTLRYYEKAGLIERVGRNTGNQRRYAASDLAWLEFLLRLRETGMSIAEMQRFAQLRAMGDTSVGDRLVMLREHRVALGERIAALLADAGAVDEKINHYEQLRSKQQETDQE, translated from the coding sequence GTGACTACGAAACGCGCCCTGGCCGACGAGCCGCCGACTCTGACGATCGCACAGGTTGCCGAGCGGACCGGGCTGTCGGCGGACACGCTCCGGTACTACGAGAAGGCCGGCCTGATCGAGCGAGTCGGACGCAACACGGGCAACCAGCGCCGGTACGCCGCCTCGGATCTGGCCTGGCTGGAGTTTCTCCTCAGGCTGCGGGAGACCGGGATGTCCATTGCCGAGATGCAGCGGTTCGCGCAACTGAGGGCGATGGGGGATACCTCGGTCGGTGACCGATTGGTGATGCTGCGTGAGCATCGCGTCGCACTAGGTGAGCGCATCGCTGCTCTGCTGGCCGATGCGGGCGCGGTGGACGAGAAGATCAACCACTACGAACAGCTGCGGTCGAAGCAGCAAGAGACGGACCAAGAATGA
- a CDS encoding carboxymuconolactone decarboxylase family protein has product MSVTTATDHAETRSDRFERGLEVLTRIDGEAGRKVVDSLADISPELGHQVVAWAFGDIYDRPGLAPRDRQLVTLGMLTALGGCEPQLDVHINAALNVGLTCEEIVEALLHSAVYCGMPKALNATFVAKKVFSERGLLPGKK; this is encoded by the coding sequence ATGAGCGTCACCACCGCCACTGACCACGCCGAGACCCGGAGCGACCGCTTCGAGCGCGGCCTGGAGGTCCTGACCAGGATCGACGGCGAGGCCGGCCGGAAGGTCGTCGACTCGCTGGCGGACATCTCACCCGAGCTCGGTCACCAGGTCGTCGCCTGGGCGTTCGGTGACATCTATGACCGCCCCGGACTGGCACCGCGCGACCGCCAGCTCGTCACTCTCGGCATGCTCACCGCTCTCGGTGGTTGCGAGCCGCAACTCGACGTACACATCAATGCGGCCCTGAATGTCGGCCTGACCTGCGAGGAGATCGTGGAGGCGCTGCTGCATTCGGCCGTGTACTGCGGGATGCCCAAGGCACTCAACGCCACCTTCGTGGCCAAGAAGGTCTTCTCCGAACGCGGCCTGCTCCCCGGGAAGAAATAG
- a CDS encoding GlxA family transcriptional regulator, translating into MSRSAVHRVAVLALPGVVPFELAIPSRIFGGAFAAENPLYEVVTCTMDGLPVQTSEDYAISVQYDASVLATADSVVIPPSDLLEEIVDNNGLLDDAVLRALKEIRPGTRLLAICTGAFVLAAAGLLDGRPVATHWAEAEQLQQLFPAVRVDPVVLYIDDGDILTSAGVAAGIDLCLHVVRRDHGSAVASSVARACVVPPRRDGGQAQYVRRPIPPVQDGGTAATRAWAAEQLGRPLSLVELAEHARMSVRTFTRRFRAETGVSLGTWLAMQRLDYARQLLEDTDLTVDQIAGRAGLGSGTNLRQQLRDTAGVSPTAYRRMFRSERSTSR; encoded by the coding sequence ATGTCTCGATCAGCTGTTCATCGCGTCGCCGTCCTGGCGTTGCCCGGCGTCGTCCCCTTCGAGCTGGCCATCCCGTCGCGGATCTTCGGCGGCGCCTTCGCAGCGGAGAACCCGCTGTACGAGGTGGTGACGTGCACGATGGACGGCTTACCCGTGCAGACCTCCGAGGACTACGCCATCAGCGTCCAGTACGACGCTTCGGTGCTCGCCACTGCCGACTCCGTCGTGATCCCTCCCTCGGACCTGCTCGAGGAGATCGTCGACAACAACGGCCTTCTCGACGACGCCGTCCTGCGCGCCCTCAAGGAGATCCGGCCCGGGACCCGGCTGCTGGCGATCTGCACGGGCGCCTTCGTACTCGCCGCCGCGGGGCTCCTCGACGGCCGACCAGTTGCTACTCATTGGGCCGAAGCGGAGCAGCTCCAGCAACTGTTCCCCGCAGTACGGGTTGATCCTGTCGTGCTCTACATCGACGACGGCGACATACTCACCTCGGCAGGAGTGGCTGCCGGCATCGACCTGTGCCTCCACGTCGTCCGCCGCGACCACGGCAGCGCGGTGGCCAGTTCGGTCGCCCGCGCGTGCGTCGTACCGCCGCGACGCGACGGCGGGCAAGCGCAGTACGTGCGGCGCCCGATCCCGCCCGTACAAGACGGCGGTACTGCGGCCACTCGCGCGTGGGCTGCCGAGCAGCTCGGCCGTCCACTCAGTCTCGTCGAGCTTGCCGAGCACGCGCGAATGAGTGTGCGGACCTTCACTCGCAGGTTCCGCGCCGAGACCGGGGTAAGCCTCGGGACCTGGCTGGCCATGCAGCGACTGGACTATGCCCGGCAACTGCTGGAGGACACAGATCTGACAGTCGACCAGATCGCCGGGCGAGCCGGCTTGGGCAGCGGGACCAACCTGCGACAGCAGTTGCGGGACACCGCCGGCGTCTCACCGACCGCCTACCGGCGAATGTTCCGAAGCGAGCGCAGCACCAGCCGGTGA
- a CDS encoding NADP-dependent oxidoreductase: MSMNEKMMLAVVAERSGGPEVLELREVERPTPGLTEILVRVHAAGVNPTDWKSRTDNGDEAFPAILGYDVAGVIEEVGFGVTWLRVGDEVLGMPKFPLLPGGYAQYVVAQSRQFVRKPKALSFEQAAGLPLAALTAWQGLVETGQLRSGQRVLVHAAAGGVGHLAVQIAKSLGAYVIGTASAPKHEFVRSLGADEVIDYRNEDFADVLRTRPVDVVFDPIAGDTSLRSLEVIKDGGSLVSILPVDEAAAAEARRRGIHAEFTLVEPDRLALTAITELVDQGKLRVEIDSVFPLAETAAAHRRGETNQATGKIVLRVMAED, encoded by the coding sequence ATGTCAATGAACGAGAAGATGATGCTCGCCGTGGTCGCCGAGCGCAGTGGTGGACCTGAAGTCCTCGAACTGCGGGAGGTGGAGCGGCCAACACCTGGCCTGACCGAGATCCTCGTCCGGGTGCACGCGGCCGGAGTGAATCCCACCGACTGGAAATCCCGCACCGACAACGGCGACGAGGCCTTCCCGGCGATCCTGGGCTACGACGTGGCCGGCGTCATCGAGGAAGTCGGATTCGGTGTGACCTGGTTACGGGTGGGCGACGAGGTCCTGGGGATGCCGAAGTTCCCGCTGCTGCCCGGCGGCTACGCGCAGTACGTCGTCGCCCAGTCGCGACAGTTCGTGCGCAAGCCGAAGGCGCTGAGTTTCGAGCAGGCCGCGGGACTGCCGTTGGCCGCGTTGACTGCGTGGCAGGGCCTGGTCGAGACCGGGCAACTGCGCTCGGGGCAACGGGTGCTGGTGCATGCGGCGGCCGGCGGCGTCGGTCACCTGGCGGTGCAGATCGCCAAGAGCCTCGGCGCGTATGTCATCGGCACCGCGAGTGCACCCAAGCATGAGTTCGTCCGCTCGCTCGGAGCTGACGAGGTGATCGACTACCGCAACGAAGACTTCGCCGACGTACTACGAACGCGGCCGGTCGACGTGGTCTTCGACCCGATCGCGGGCGACACCAGTCTCCGCTCGCTCGAAGTGATCAAGGACGGCGGTTCGCTCGTCTCCATCCTCCCCGTTGACGAGGCGGCCGCGGCAGAGGCGCGGCGGCGGGGAATCCACGCCGAGTTCACTCTGGTGGAGCCCGACCGGCTGGCCCTCACCGCGATCACCGAGCTCGTCGACCAAGGCAAGCTGCGCGTCGAGATCGACTCGGTGTTCCCGTTGGCCGAGACAGCGGCAGCACACCGACGCGGTGAAACCAACCAAGCCACCGGCAAGATCGTCCTCCGCGTCATGGCGGAGGACTGA
- a CDS encoding serine hydrolase → MLGPHPHGYYKTTPDGKETDVTELDPSLGWSAGQMISTPADLNRFFTALIGGKLLKPAQLKEMLTTVDAPDFDVVGGSRYGLGIAQLKLSCGGTAWTHGGDIFGFETRNAVTTDGREAALAVTAMPTTIEDARRVAKSLDTALCS, encoded by the coding sequence ATCCTCGGCCCGCACCCGCACGGCTACTACAAGACCACCCCGGACGGCAAGGAAACCGACGTCACCGAGCTCGACCCGTCCCTCGGCTGGTCCGCCGGCCAGATGATCAGCACCCCCGCCGACCTGAACCGCTTCTTCACCGCGCTCATCGGTGGCAAGCTCCTCAAGCCCGCACAGCTGAAGGAGATGCTGACCACGGTCGACGCCCCCGACTTCGACGTCGTCGGCGGCTCCAGGTACGGCCTCGGAATCGCACAGCTCAAGCTCTCCTGCGGCGGCACCGCCTGGACCCACGGCGGCGACATCTTCGGCTTCGAGACCCGCAATGCCGTCACCACCGACGGCCGCGAAGCCGCCCTCGCGGTCACCGCGATGCCGACCACCATCGAGGACGCCAGGCGAGTAGCGAAGTCCCTGGACACCGCTCTGTGCAGCTGA